A DNA window from Amphiprion ocellaris isolate individual 3 ecotype Okinawa chromosome 8, ASM2253959v1, whole genome shotgun sequence contains the following coding sequences:
- the LOC118470222 gene encoding galanin receptor type 1-like has protein sequence MEASEQQINNSGLWEMTRRDNRLIKTIVPIMDGIILVTGLVGQSLVITILTGRRKKVSQPPHGTDTLLLALSAADLLLLLCLPFHTSAITLGFWPFGSFMCKAISFLGVACSSASVFTLAALAVTRYLTVVHPTWTYRSRMDRRIKLTVTLLWVPASALATPEFAFRTISTSHEVYCFAFLSGFSQLVYSIALFLFGFALPLGIIVLMYAKIYCFLKRAQQLGNTSRLERYQTQVTHTSALLVLVFTLLWLPSYALMFSFVGGSIPGSHGHQILAILARLLATSVAVVNPVLYVFMSQKFRRDLLELGRQRWTWCKSCLTGCPHVISRDTVRPFELDTTSERGQN, from the coding sequence ATGGAGGCTTCAGAGCAGCAAATAAACAACAGCGGCCTTTGGGAAATGACCAGGAGAGATAACCGACTAATAAAAACCATTGTGCCTATCATGGACGGGATCATTCTGGTAACTGGTCTCGTGGGTCAGAGTCTGGTCATCACCATCCTTACCGGCAGGAGGAAAAAAGTAAGTCAACCCCCGCATGGAACGGACACGTTGCTGCTGGCTCTGAGTGCCGccgacctgctgctgctgctctgcctgcCTTTCCACACCTCGGCAATCACGCTGGGCTTCTGGCCTTTCGGCAGCTTCATGTGCAAAGCCATCAGCTTCTTGGGCGTGGCCTGCTCTTCTGCCTCCGTGTTCACCCTGGCAGCTCTGGCTGTGACGCGTTACCTCACAGTGGTACATCCCACCTGGACCTACCGTTCGCGGATGGACAGGCGCATTAAGCTGACAGTGACTCTCCTCTGGGTCCCTGCTTCTGCTTTGGCAACACCGGAGTTTGCCTTCCGCACAATCAGCACCTCCCACGAAGTATACTGCTTTGCCTTCCTGTCCGGCTTCAGCCAGCTGGTCTACAGCATTGCTCTTTTCCTCTTCGGTTTTGCTCTACCACTGGGCATAATAGTGCTCATGTATGCAAAGATCTACTGCTTTCTTAAACGTGCACAGCAGCTGGGGAACACATCCCGACTGGAACGTTATCAGACACAAGTCACTCACACTTCAGCTCtcctggtcctggtcttcactctGCTGTGGCTGCCCTCCTACGCCCTCATGTTCTCCTTTGTTGGAGGATCTATACCGGGCTCACATGGCCACCAAATCTTGGCCATCCTGGCCAGACTATTGGCAACCTCGGTGGCAGTGGTAAACCCTGTACTGTATGTCTTTATGTCTCAGAAGTTTAGACGGGACTTATTAGAGCTCGGGAGACAGCGATGGACTTGGTGCAAAAGCTGTCTGACCGGTTGCCCTCATGTGATCAGCAGAGACACTGTACGGCCCTTTGAGCTGGACACAACCTCAGAGAGAGGCCAAAACTGA